One genomic region from Streptomyces sp. NBC_00582 encodes:
- a CDS encoding phosphotransferase family protein: MNRTAVDPAVVDFLLREGLAASGEESRWTPLTGGVSSDLWRVDLPGRSICVKRARERLRVAADWHAPVSRNAHEWAWLEFAARHRPANVPVPLAHDPAAGLFAMSYLPPEHHPVWKGQLLSGKVDEDTARAVGDVLGRLHRASTGDPDLAREFATDDTFHALRLEPYLLATATAHPRLGRKLRELADRTAGTRLALAHGDVSPKNILAGPAGPVLLDAECAWYGDPAFDLAFCLNHLLLKCLVRPEATESLLDSAKALALGYFAHVDWEPRQALEYRAATLLPALLLARVDGKSPVEYLDGPAPRDLVRRVATRLLLMPAGTLLPVLTAWRRALPA; this comes from the coding sequence GTGAACCGCACCGCCGTCGACCCCGCGGTCGTCGACTTCCTGCTCCGCGAGGGACTGGCTGCGAGCGGAGAGGAATCCCGCTGGACCCCGCTGACCGGCGGCGTCTCCTCCGACCTGTGGCGGGTCGACCTGCCGGGACGGTCGATCTGCGTCAAGCGCGCCCGGGAACGGCTCAGGGTGGCCGCCGACTGGCACGCCCCGGTCTCCCGCAACGCCCATGAGTGGGCCTGGCTGGAGTTCGCAGCCCGCCACCGCCCCGCAAACGTGCCCGTCCCGCTCGCCCACGACCCGGCCGCCGGGCTGTTCGCGATGAGCTACCTTCCGCCCGAGCACCATCCCGTCTGGAAGGGGCAACTGCTGAGCGGAAAGGTGGACGAGGACACCGCCCGGGCCGTGGGGGACGTGCTCGGCAGACTGCACCGGGCGAGCACGGGCGACCCGGACCTGGCACGGGAGTTCGCGACCGACGACACCTTCCATGCCCTGCGTCTGGAGCCGTACCTGCTCGCCACGGCCACCGCGCATCCCCGACTCGGCCGAAAGCTGCGGGAGTTGGCCGACCGCACGGCCGGGACCCGGCTGGCGCTGGCGCACGGGGACGTCAGCCCGAAGAACATCCTGGCCGGTCCGGCCGGGCCCGTCCTGCTGGACGCCGAGTGCGCCTGGTACGGCGACCCGGCCTTCGACCTCGCCTTCTGCCTCAACCACCTGCTGCTGAAGTGCCTGGTCCGCCCCGAGGCGACCGAGTCCCTCCTGGACTCGGCGAAAGCCCTGGCGCTCGGCTACTTCGCACACGTCGACTGGGAACCCAGGCAGGCGCTGGAGTACCGGGCCGCCACGCTGCTTCCGGCCCTGCTGCTCGCCAGAGTGGACGGCAAGTCCCCGGTGGAGTACCTGGACGGCCCGGCACCACGGGATCTGGTCCGCCGTGTCGCCACCCGCCTGCTGCTCATGCCCGCCGGCACGCTGCTCCCGGTGCTGACCGCCTGGCGACGGGCTCTGCCCGCCTGA
- a CDS encoding fumarylacetoacetate hydrolase family protein produces MTFSLATWRIDDRPTPVLTVGDRSWALADVAPEALQPEPARGLMNVFDHWERTEPLLVAAAERLADGTDTTAPRPAPSRLEDILTPLQYPRKIVLTGANYYDHMKNDGGHTDWEKDKKIPVFFLKPPTTSLVGSGKAVRYPEQSEKFDYELELAVVIGKRARRLTLDNAMEHVAGYTIAIDLSARDWQRHPKHLVKFDLFGGKAFDDSCPVGPAIVPARYVDEDDLQLEFRLNGELKQNANTRDMIWSIPEQLVKITEHVTLEPGDIVSTGTPAGVGLGTGQWIQPGDLLEGDITGLGRLTVEIIKEGN; encoded by the coding sequence ATGACCTTCTCACTGGCCACCTGGCGCATCGACGACCGGCCGACCCCCGTCCTGACCGTCGGAGACCGCTCCTGGGCTCTCGCGGACGTGGCGCCTGAGGCCCTGCAACCGGAACCGGCGCGTGGACTGATGAACGTCTTCGACCACTGGGAGCGCACCGAGCCGCTCCTCGTGGCGGCGGCCGAGCGGCTGGCCGACGGCACCGACACCACCGCGCCCCGGCCCGCCCCGTCGAGGCTCGAAGACATCCTCACCCCGCTCCAGTACCCGCGGAAGATCGTCCTGACGGGCGCGAACTACTACGACCACATGAAGAACGACGGCGGCCACACCGACTGGGAGAAGGACAAGAAGATCCCCGTCTTCTTCCTCAAGCCGCCCACCACCTCCCTGGTCGGCAGCGGCAAAGCCGTGCGCTACCCGGAACAGTCGGAGAAGTTCGACTACGAACTCGAACTCGCCGTCGTCATCGGCAAGCGCGCCCGCCGGCTCACCCTCGACAACGCCATGGAGCACGTCGCCGGCTACACGATCGCGATCGACCTGTCCGCGCGGGACTGGCAGCGCCACCCCAAGCATCTGGTCAAGTTCGACCTGTTCGGCGGCAAGGCGTTCGACGACAGCTGCCCCGTGGGCCCCGCGATCGTCCCGGCCCGGTACGTCGACGAGGACGACCTGCAGCTGGAGTTCCGGCTCAACGGCGAGCTGAAGCAGAACGCCAACACCCGCGACATGATCTGGTCGATCCCGGAGCAGCTCGTCAAGATCACCGAACACGTGACCCTCGAACCCGGCGACATCGTCTCCACCGGAACCCCGGCCGGCGTCGGCCTCGGCACCGGGCAGTGGATACAGCCCGGCGACCTCCTCGAAGGCGACATCACCGGTCTCGGCCGCCTCACCGTCGAGATCATCAAGGAAGGAAACTGA
- a CDS encoding nuclear transport factor 2 family protein has product MSDATTILELDRTRQEAMIRADVDALGELLADDVMWIHATARIDTKEGLLGSVASGRTKYLAIECSDETVRFHGGIAFLSGVADMKAEIAGETRDIQNRYTIVYAPAGDGWKVVNWQSTSVRKPS; this is encoded by the coding sequence ATGAGCGACGCCACCACCATCCTCGAGCTGGACCGCACACGCCAGGAGGCGATGATCCGCGCCGACGTGGACGCCCTCGGCGAACTCCTCGCGGACGACGTGATGTGGATCCACGCCACGGCCCGGATCGACACCAAGGAGGGACTGCTCGGCTCGGTCGCCTCCGGCAGGACGAAGTACCTCGCCATCGAGTGCTCCGACGAGACCGTCCGCTTCCACGGCGGCATCGCCTTCCTCAGCGGCGTGGCCGACATGAAGGCCGAGATCGCGGGCGAGACACGGGACATCCAGAACCGGTACACGATCGTCTACGCCCCGGCGGGCGACGGCTGGAAGGTCGTCAACTGGCAGTCCACCTCCGTGCGCAAGCCCTCCTGA
- a CDS encoding CaiB/BaiF CoA transferase family protein, with the protein MTASLEGLRIADFSRVLAGPYATMLLADLGAEVVKVERPGAGDETRSWRPPVDAGGTSTYFLGVNRNKRSVALDLATDEGRERARALIADSDVVVENFRPGTMRRLGLGAEELLAEHPRLVHCSITGFGPDTGGGLPGYDLLVQAVGGLMSVTGEPDGPPVKAGVALVDVITGLHASLGILAALRHRDRTGEGQLVEVSLLGSLLSALVNQASGYVAGGVVPGRLGNAHPSIAPYETFDTADRPLALAVGNDRQFAALTALLGRPELADDERFRTNPDRVAHRAELRALLEKELGRQTADHWAVVLPAAGVPAGPVNGIDEAFAYARRLGLAAEVDAGGVRQVAHPVRLSATPAEYRLPPPELGEHTAEIFPV; encoded by the coding sequence ATGACGGCCTCGCTCGAGGGGCTGCGGATCGCGGACTTCTCCCGCGTCCTCGCCGGCCCCTACGCGACGATGCTGCTCGCCGACCTGGGCGCCGAGGTCGTCAAGGTGGAACGTCCCGGAGCCGGCGACGAGACCCGCTCCTGGCGGCCGCCCGTCGACGCGGGCGGCACCTCGACGTACTTCCTCGGCGTCAACCGCAACAAACGATCCGTGGCCCTCGACCTCGCCACCGACGAGGGACGGGAGAGGGCCCGCGCCCTGATCGCCGACTCCGACGTGGTGGTGGAGAACTTCCGCCCCGGGACGATGCGCAGGCTGGGACTCGGGGCGGAGGAACTGCTCGCCGAGCACCCACGGCTCGTCCACTGCTCCATCACCGGGTTCGGCCCGGACACGGGCGGCGGCCTGCCCGGCTACGACCTGCTCGTGCAGGCCGTGGGCGGACTGATGAGCGTCACCGGCGAACCCGACGGACCGCCGGTGAAGGCGGGAGTGGCCCTCGTCGACGTCATCACCGGCCTGCACGCCTCGCTCGGCATCCTGGCCGCCCTCAGGCACCGGGACCGCACCGGCGAAGGCCAGCTGGTGGAGGTCAGCCTGCTCGGCTCGCTGCTGTCGGCGCTGGTCAACCAGGCCTCCGGCTATGTGGCCGGGGGAGTGGTGCCGGGGCGGCTCGGCAACGCCCACCCGAGCATCGCCCCGTACGAGACCTTCGACACCGCCGACCGGCCCCTGGCGCTCGCCGTGGGCAACGACCGCCAGTTCGCCGCCCTGACCGCGCTCCTCGGGCGCCCCGAACTGGCGGACGACGAGCGCTTTCGCACCAACCCGGACCGGGTCGCCCACCGCGCCGAGCTACGAGCCCTACTGGAGAAGGAACTCGGGAGGCAGACGGCGGACCACTGGGCGGTCGTCCTGCCCGCGGCCGGAGTACCGGCCGGGCCGGTCAACGGAATCGACGAAGCCTTCGCGTACGCCCGCCGACTGGGCCTGGCCGCCGAGGTCGACGCCGGCGGCGTCCGCCAGGTGGCACACCCCGTCCGCCTGAGCGCCACACCCGCCGAATACCGGCTCCCACCGCCGGAGTTGGGAGAGCACACCGCAGAGATCTTCCCGGTGTGA
- a CDS encoding alcohol dehydrogenase catalytic domain-containing protein: protein MTSTTMRAARMHAVGQPLTIDEVERPRPRPTDVLVEVRACGIVPNLGNVLHHLQEWFPHLYLPKLPAIFGLDATGVVVEKGEQVHGIGIGDRVYVNPARYCGSCRKCRLGETTACRAYAFNGYFGFSPYSQQLFEDYPYGGLAEYMTAPQYSLVVLPDNVSHETAARWGYLGTGYRALRRGGVGPSSTVLINGISGTLGLGVALFALALGARKVLGTARDHDLLARVKAIAPERVEVHSLDDEPSVGEWARSLTDGAGVDVAIDALGPGAPHDSFLSGVDALGRGGHHVNIGAVAGDVPVHLHKIMDIDARLSGSAWFSTAEGQEMADLAESGMVDLSVFEHEVFKLHDVNTALSVLKNRNGGFSNYVICP from the coding sequence ATGACGTCGACCACCATGCGCGCCGCCCGGATGCACGCCGTGGGGCAGCCCCTGACCATCGACGAGGTCGAGCGGCCCCGGCCGCGCCCCACGGACGTGCTCGTGGAGGTGCGGGCCTGCGGGATCGTGCCCAACCTCGGAAATGTCCTGCACCACCTCCAGGAGTGGTTCCCGCACCTCTACCTGCCGAAGCTGCCGGCGATCTTCGGCCTCGACGCGACCGGCGTGGTGGTGGAGAAGGGCGAGCAGGTCCACGGCATCGGCATCGGCGACCGGGTGTATGTCAACCCGGCCCGCTATTGCGGTAGTTGCCGCAAGTGCCGACTGGGCGAGACCACCGCGTGCCGTGCGTACGCCTTCAACGGCTACTTCGGCTTCAGCCCGTACTCCCAGCAACTCTTCGAGGACTACCCCTACGGCGGCCTCGCCGAGTACATGACCGCCCCGCAGTACAGCCTCGTGGTCCTCCCGGACAACGTCTCCCACGAGACGGCCGCCCGCTGGGGCTACCTCGGCACCGGGTACCGCGCGCTGCGCCGCGGCGGCGTCGGTCCGAGCAGCACGGTCCTGATCAACGGCATCAGCGGCACCCTCGGGCTCGGCGTCGCTCTGTTCGCCCTCGCCCTGGGGGCGCGCAAGGTGCTGGGCACCGCCCGCGACCATGACCTGCTGGCCCGGGTGAAGGCGATCGCCCCGGAGCGCGTCGAGGTGCACAGCCTCGACGACGAGCCGTCGGTGGGGGAGTGGGCCCGGAGCCTGACGGACGGCGCCGGCGTGGACGTGGCCATCGACGCCCTCGGCCCGGGAGCGCCGCACGACAGCTTCCTGTCCGGCGTCGACGCCCTCGGGCGCGGCGGCCACCACGTGAACATCGGCGCCGTGGCGGGGGACGTGCCCGTGCACCTCCACAAGATCATGGACATCGACGCCCGGCTCAGCGGCTCCGCCTGGTTCAGCACCGCCGAGGGCCAGGAGATGGCGGACCTCGCCGAGAGCGGCATGGTCGACCTGTCGGTGTTCGAGCACGAGGTGTTCAAGCTGCACGACGTCAACACGGCGCTGTCGGTGCTGAAGAACCGCAACGGCGGGTTCAGCAACTACGTCATCTGCCCCTGA
- a CDS encoding 2Fe-2S iron-sulfur cluster-binding protein — protein MPKVTFVQPDGVETVLDLPAGSTVMRGAVAAGVRGVVAECGGNLMCATCHVYTVDGAGDVFAAMTDDEDELLDCTAAPRRDTSRLSCQLGLTEGMDELVVHVPGAQT, from the coding sequence ATGCCCAAGGTGACCTTCGTCCAGCCGGACGGCGTCGAAACCGTGCTCGACCTGCCCGCCGGAAGCACCGTCATGCGGGGCGCCGTGGCGGCCGGGGTGCGGGGTGTCGTCGCGGAGTGCGGCGGCAACCTGATGTGCGCCACCTGCCATGTGTACACGGTGGACGGCGCCGGGGACGTCTTCGCGGCCATGACCGACGACGAGGACGAACTCCTCGACTGCACCGCGGCCCCGCGCCGGGACACCAGTCGGCTGAGCTGCCAACTCGGCCTCACCGAGGGCATGGACGAGCTGGTCGTCCATGTTCCGGGAGCCCAGACATGA
- a CDS encoding NAD(P)/FAD-dependent oxidoreductase encodes MSPGSGVVVVGAGQAAVQLAESLREAGFTGPVTLVGEEPRPPYQRPPLSKEYLAGKVTPEDLVLRGEWFYADRGVELLVGRRAVHLDRAGRRLTLDDGAVLSYGHLVLATGARPRPLPIPGADLDGVGNLHTLGDAQELRERMESARDVVVIGAGFIGLEFAAACGARGVSPVVLDVAGQVMGRAVSAPVAAHFAERHQRNGTRLLLGRTPVELTGRGGKVGAMRLADGESLPADMVVTGIGVLPNVELAEAAGLETADGIVVDQYLRTADPAVSAIGDCAAFPDPRGVGRIRLESVQNAADQARCLAAALTGTARPYTTLPWFWSYQGDLRLQIAGLSTGHDHTVVRGEPDEGFSVFCFREGSLVAVESVNRAPDHMAARRLLTAGIRVTPDDLSDPGFSLRTQLTRAAAAPARHQPRNRGTPSGTGAA; translated from the coding sequence ATGAGTCCCGGATCCGGCGTGGTCGTGGTGGGCGCGGGCCAGGCCGCCGTACAGCTGGCGGAGTCGCTGCGCGAGGCCGGCTTCACCGGCCCGGTCACGCTCGTGGGGGAGGAGCCCCGACCGCCCTACCAGCGGCCGCCGTTGTCCAAGGAATACCTTGCCGGGAAGGTGACGCCGGAGGATCTCGTCCTGCGCGGCGAGTGGTTCTACGCCGACCGGGGCGTCGAGCTGCTCGTCGGCCGCCGCGCCGTCCACCTCGACCGCGCGGGGCGGCGGCTGACCCTGGACGACGGCGCCGTACTGTCCTACGGACATCTGGTCCTGGCCACCGGCGCCCGCCCCCGCCCGCTGCCGATACCGGGTGCCGACCTGGACGGCGTCGGTAACCTCCATACCCTCGGTGACGCCCAGGAGTTGCGGGAGCGCATGGAGTCCGCGCGGGACGTCGTGGTGATCGGCGCCGGGTTCATCGGCCTGGAGTTCGCCGCGGCCTGCGGGGCGCGCGGAGTCAGCCCGGTCGTGCTCGACGTCGCCGGCCAGGTGATGGGCCGGGCGGTGTCCGCGCCCGTCGCCGCGCACTTCGCCGAACGGCACCAGCGGAACGGCACACGGCTTTTGTTGGGCCGCACTCCGGTCGAACTGACAGGCCGCGGGGGCAAGGTCGGTGCCATGCGGCTGGCCGACGGCGAGAGCCTCCCGGCCGACATGGTGGTCACCGGCATCGGGGTGCTCCCGAACGTCGAACTGGCTGAGGCGGCCGGGCTGGAGACGGCGGACGGCATCGTCGTGGACCAGTACCTGAGGACGGCGGACCCGGCCGTCTCGGCGATCGGGGACTGTGCGGCGTTCCCCGACCCGCGCGGGGTGGGCCGAATCCGGCTGGAGTCCGTCCAGAACGCCGCCGACCAGGCCCGTTGCCTGGCCGCCGCGCTCACCGGCACAGCCCGCCCCTACACCACGCTCCCCTGGTTCTGGAGCTACCAGGGAGACCTCAGACTCCAGATCGCCGGACTGTCCACCGGACACGACCACACCGTCGTACGAGGAGAACCGGACGAGGGCTTCTCGGTCTTCTGCTTCCGCGAAGGGTCCCTGGTGGCCGTCGAATCCGTCAACCGCGCACCCGACCACATGGCGGCCCGCCGACTCCTCACCGCGGGCATCCGGGTCACCCCCGACGACCTCTCCGACCCCGGCTTCAGCCTGCGCACCCAGCTCACGCGGGCGGCCGCCGCCCCGGCCCGCCACCAGCCGAGAAACCGCGGCACCCCCTCAGGTACAGGTGCTGCATGA
- a CDS encoding aldo/keto reductase: MRHRKITNTAVEVTELGFGASVIGNLYRVTPAQDATDAIDTAWDNGVRYFDTAPHYGLGLSERRLGAALRDRPREQYVVSSKVGRLLVPNEQPRGVDSEGFVVRDDLRRQWDFSRDGVLRSIDATLERTGLDRLDVVYVHDPDDHWRQAAEEALPALADLRGQGVIGAIGAGMNQSAMLARFLRETAADVVMLAGRYTLLDQSALDDVLPAAREHGKSVVAVGVFNSGLLSRDRPTPGMKYDYADAPPDLVARALAIAEVCERHGTTLPAAAMAFPFSHPSVINVTLGMRNGEQVGRNVELHRRQAPEDLWKELRAQGLIRPDVPS; this comes from the coding sequence TTGCGGCACCGGAAGATCACGAACACCGCCGTCGAAGTCACCGAGCTGGGCTTCGGGGCCTCCGTCATCGGCAACCTCTACCGGGTCACCCCGGCCCAGGACGCGACGGACGCGATCGACACGGCCTGGGACAACGGCGTCCGGTACTTCGACACCGCGCCCCACTACGGGCTCGGCCTCTCCGAGCGGCGCCTGGGGGCCGCCCTGCGCGACCGCCCCCGCGAGCAGTACGTCGTCTCCTCCAAGGTGGGCCGCCTGCTCGTGCCCAACGAGCAGCCGCGGGGCGTCGACAGTGAGGGGTTCGTCGTCCGTGACGACCTGCGCCGACAGTGGGACTTCAGCCGGGACGGCGTACTCCGCTCCATCGACGCCACCCTTGAGCGCACGGGTCTCGACCGCCTGGACGTCGTCTACGTGCACGACCCCGACGACCACTGGCGGCAGGCGGCCGAGGAGGCCCTGCCCGCGCTGGCGGATCTGCGCGGCCAAGGGGTGATCGGCGCGATCGGCGCCGGCATGAACCAGTCGGCCATGCTCGCCCGCTTCCTGCGCGAGACGGCCGCCGACGTGGTGATGCTGGCCGGGCGGTACACGCTCCTCGACCAGTCGGCGCTGGACGACGTGCTGCCCGCGGCGCGCGAGCACGGCAAGAGTGTGGTGGCGGTCGGTGTCTTCAACTCGGGCCTGCTTTCCCGGGACCGCCCCACTCCGGGCATGAAGTACGACTACGCGGACGCCCCGCCGGACCTTGTCGCCCGTGCCCTGGCGATCGCCGAGGTCTGCGAACGTCACGGCACCACCCTGCCCGCCGCGGCGATGGCGTTCCCCTTCAGCCACCCCAGTGTCATCAACGTGACTCTCGGCATGCGGAACGGCGAGCAGGTCGGGCGCAATGTGGAACTCCACCGTCGGCAGGCCCCCGAAGACCTTTGGAAGGAGCTTCGCGCCCAGGGCCTGATCAGGCCGGACGTACCCTCGTAA
- a CDS encoding sugar kinase gives MTGPEVIALGEVMLRFDPGEGRIRTARTFQVWEGGGEYNVVRGLRRCFGLRAAVVTALVDNAVGRLAEDLVLQGGVDTSLIRWVPGDGIGRSARNGLNFVERGFGIRGALGVSDRANTAVSQLRKGDVDWDSVFAAGPRWFHTGGIFAGLSDTTVDVAEEAMAAARRHGVMVSYDPNYRPSLWADRGGPERAREVDLRLARHADVVVGALGLAGPYPGALRVRADDAPDAFAEVADRLPTAQVLATTLRDVPSAGVNDWSSAAWAPATGFVAGPDLPGLHVLDRIGSGDAFAAGLIYGLLTPPEPNGGLLSDGEPVGGPLTGARLKRALAYGTAHGALAMTTPGDVSMASLTEVEALMAGGSAAVRR, from the coding sequence GTGACCGGGCCCGAGGTGATCGCGCTGGGCGAGGTCATGCTGCGCTTCGACCCCGGCGAGGGCCGTATCCGCACCGCCCGCACCTTCCAGGTCTGGGAGGGCGGCGGCGAGTACAACGTCGTACGCGGACTGCGGCGCTGCTTCGGCCTCCGTGCGGCCGTGGTGACCGCCCTGGTCGACAACGCCGTGGGGCGGTTGGCCGAGGACCTCGTCCTCCAGGGCGGAGTCGACACGTCACTGATCCGCTGGGTGCCCGGCGACGGCATCGGCCGCAGCGCCCGCAACGGGCTGAACTTCGTGGAACGGGGCTTCGGCATCCGGGGCGCGCTGGGCGTCAGCGACCGCGCGAACACGGCGGTGTCCCAGCTGCGGAAAGGGGACGTCGACTGGGACTCGGTCTTCGCCGCGGGACCGCGCTGGTTCCACACGGGCGGCATCTTCGCCGGCCTGTCGGACACCACGGTGGACGTGGCGGAGGAGGCGATGGCCGCGGCACGGCGGCACGGCGTCATGGTCTCCTACGACCCCAACTACCGCCCCAGCCTCTGGGCCGACCGGGGTGGTCCCGAGCGGGCCCGCGAGGTCGACCTGCGGCTCGCCCGGCACGCGGACGTGGTGGTGGGCGCCCTCGGCCTGGCCGGACCGTACCCCGGAGCGCTGCGCGTCCGCGCGGACGACGCGCCGGACGCGTTCGCAGAGGTCGCCGACCGGCTGCCCACGGCCCAGGTGCTGGCCACGACACTCCGCGACGTGCCCTCGGCCGGGGTGAACGACTGGTCGTCGGCGGCCTGGGCACCGGCGACCGGCTTCGTCGCGGGCCCCGACCTGCCCGGCCTGCACGTCCTGGACCGCATCGGCTCGGGCGATGCCTTCGCGGCCGGACTGATCTACGGGCTGCTCACGCCTCCCGAGCCGAACGGTGGCCTGCTCAGTGATGGGGAGCCGGTCGGTGGCCCGCTCACCGGCGCCCGTCTGAAGCGCGCCCTGGCCTACGGCACGGCTCACGGCGCCCTAGCCATGACCACACCCGGCGACGTCTCGATGGCCTCCCTCACCGAGGTGGAGGCCCTCATGGCGGGCGGCTCGGCCGCCGTCAGACGGTGA